One genomic segment of Jaculus jaculus isolate mJacJac1 chromosome 2, mJacJac1.mat.Y.cur, whole genome shotgun sequence includes these proteins:
- the LOC123458615 gene encoding glutamine synthetase-like has protein sequence MPSTMATSASSNLNKGIKQMYMALPQGEKVQAMYVWIDGTGEGLHCKTRTLDFEPKCVEELPEWNFDGSSTFQSEGSNSDMYLLPVAMFRDPFHKDPNKLVFCEVFKYNGKPAKTNLRHTCKRIMDMVSNQHPWFGMEQEYTLMGTDGHPFGWPSNGFPGPQGPYYCGVGADKAYGRDIVEAHYQACLYAGVKITGTNAEVMPAQWEFQIGPCEGIRMGDHLWVARFILHSVCEDFGVIATFDPKPIPGNWNGTGCHTNFSTKAMREENGLKYIEEAVEKLSKRHQYHIRAYDPKGGLDNARRLTGFHETSNIDFSAGVANRSASIRIPRSVGQEKRGYFEDRRPSANCDPFAVTEAIIRTCLLNETGDEPFQYKN, from the coding sequence AtgccttccaccatggccacctcaGCAAGTTCCAACTTGAACAAAGGCATCAAGCAGATGTACATGGCCCTGCCTCAAGGTGAGAAAGTCCAAGCCATGTATGTCTGGATCGATGGTACCGGAGAAGGGCTGCACTGCAAGACCCGCACCCTGGACTTTGAGCCCAAGTGTGTAGAAGAGTTGCCGGAATGGAATTTTGATGGCTCTAGCACTTTCCAGTCTGAAGGCTCCAACAGTGACATGTACCTCCTCCCAGTTGCCATGTTCCGTGACCCTTTCCACAAGGATCCCAACAAGCTGGTGTTCTGTGAAGTTTTCAAGTATAATGGGAAGCCTGCCAAAACCAATTTAAGGCACACCTGTAAGCGGATCATGGACATGGTCAGCAACCAGCACCCCTGGTTTGGAATGGAGCAGGAATACACTCTCATGGGGACGGATGGGCACCCctttggttggccttccaatggcTTCCCTGGGCCCCAAGGCCCGTATTACTGTGGCGTGGGAGCTgacaaagcctatggcagagacaTCGTGGAGGCTCACTACCAGGCCTGCTTGTATGCCGGAGTCAAGATCACAGGAACAAATGCCGAGGTCATGCCTGCCCAGTGGGAATTCCAAATTGGACCCTGTGAAGGAATCCGCATGGGAGATCACCTGTGGGTGGCCCGCTTTATCTTACATAGTGTATGTGAAGACTTTGGCGTGATAGCAACCTTTGACCCTAAGCCCATTCCTGGGAACTGGAATGGCACAGGCTGCCATACCAACTTCAGCACAAAGGCCATGCGGGAGGAGAATGGCCTGAAGTACATTGAGGAGGCCGTTGAGAAACTCAGCAAGCGGCACCAGTACCACATCCGTGCCTATGATCCCAAGGGAGGCCTGGACAATGCCCGGCGCCTGACTGGCTTCCACGAGACCTCCAACATCGACTTTTCCGCTGGTGTTGCCAACCGCAGCGCCAGCATCCGCATTCCCCGGTCTGTCGGCCAGGAGAAGAGGGGTTATTTCGAAGACCGGCGCCCTTCTGCCAACTGCGACCcctttgcagtgacagaggcCATCATCCGTACGTGTCTTCTCAACGAGACTGGCGACGAGCCCTTCCAGTACAAAAACTAA